From the Nocardia fluminea genome, the window CGGAGACGGGTTTGCGATCTCGTCACATCGTTCGCACATCTCACCGGCCACGACGGGGCGCGCTGAGAAGATGACGCGCTCAGCATGTGAGACCGGGTGCGGGCGTGGCGAGATCGACGAGGTAATCGATCACCGCGGCGTCGAGGCACTGATCACCCGCGACGAGGGCGGCGGTGTGCCGGTTGCCGCGGAAGGTGATCAGGTCGGCGCCCAGCTGTGCGGCCAGGTCGACGCCGGCCTGATAGGGCGTAGCCGGGTCGTCGGTGGTGGAGACCACGACGGTGGGCGGCAGTCCAGGGGCGGAGACACGATGCGGGGTGCTGGTGTTGGGCACCGGCCAGGCGGCGCACAGTTCCAGCGGGGCGGCGCCGGTGCCCTTGCCGTCGTCGAGGAACGGGGCGGCCTTGCGGTATTCGGTGTCCTGACGGCCCGTCACCGCGGGATCGGTGACGCGGGGATCGTCGACGCAGCGGATCGCGTTGAAGGCGTCCTGGGTGTTGGCGTAGGTGCCGTCCTGGCGGCGGCCGTCGTACATATCGGCCAGTTGCAGCAGGGTGTCACCGCTGCCCGCACGCAATTCGGTGAGGCCCTGGGTGAGGATCTGCCACAGATCGTCGCTGTAGAGGGCCTGCTGGACGCCGGTGATCGCGTCGTTGTAGCTGAGGCCGCGCGGATCGGCGGTCGGCGCGGGAGTTTTCTCCAGCGGCCCGACCAGCTCGCGGAAACGGATGACGGCTTGGGCGGGATCGGTGCCGAGCGGGCAGTCGGCGTTCTTCGCGCAGTCGGTGGCGTAGGCGGTGAACACGCCCTGGAAGCCCGCCGCCTGACGCAGTGACTCTTGGACCGGGTCCTGCGAGGAATCCACCGCACCGTCGAGGACGAGCGCGCGCACGTTCTGTGGGTATTTCTCGGCGTAGGCCGAACCGAGGCGGGTGCCGTAGGAGTAGCCGAGGTAGCTCAGTTTCGCGTCACCCAGGACCGCCCGCATGACATCCATGTCCTGGATCACCTCGCGCGTACCGACGTGGCCGAGCAGGTCGATGCCGGAGCGCTGGGCGCAGCGGTCGGCGTACTCACGGTTGTCGGCCTCGGCCTCGGCGATCCCCGCCG encodes:
- a CDS encoding alpha/beta hydrolase — encoded protein: MQRGRLVVLLGAVSALIVTGCGTGGDSAPRAELPPSPAGLNSFYDQQIAWGSCEGYGSPEDRLPPKTECARITVPIDYARPDGATAQIALSRIPATGEKVGSLLMNPGGPGVSGLSMVGVGNRTELAEKFDRVGFDPRGVGSSLPAIVCLTPQQADAERAEPPTDNTPAGIAEAEADNREYADRCAQRSGIDLLGHVGTREVIQDMDVMRAVLGDAKLSYLGYSYGTRLGSAYAEKYPQNVRALVLDGAVDSSQDPVQESLRQAAGFQGVFTAYATDCAKNADCPLGTDPAQAVIRFRELVGPLEKTPAPTADPRGLSYNDAITGVQQALYSDDLWQILTQGLTELRAGSGDTLLQLADMYDGRRQDGTYANTQDAFNAIRCVDDPRVTDPAVTGRQDTEYRKAAPFLDDGKGTGAAPLELCAAWPVPNTSTPHRVSAPGLPPTVVVSTTDDPATPYQAGVDLAAQLGADLITFRGNRHTAALVAGDQCLDAAVIDYLVDLATPAPGLTC